Proteins encoded by one window of Bacteroidia bacterium:
- a CDS encoding SDR family oxidoreductase, translating into MLRILLTGSNGLLGQKIVYASLKRNDIQLLATSKGENRLHSKAGYHYASMDITNADEVTAIIENFKPHCIINTAAMTNVDACEKDQENCWKMNVEAVRTMTELCELHNIHLIHLSTDFVFDGEKGYYSEEDVPNPLSHYARSKYESEKVVQQARIDSAIIRTIIIYGVVDDKQRSNVVIWTINSLRQQKDINVISDQMRSPTLAEDLADACVQAALKRATGIYHVSGSETMSILEMVNRTADFFQLDKKYIHPITTDQLKQPAKRPLLTGFNIDKAKRELNFQPHTLLQGLEIVKMQLEK; encoded by the coding sequence ATGCTGCGTATTTTGTTGACAGGAAGTAATGGGTTGTTGGGGCAGAAAATTGTTTACGCATCTTTGAAGCGAAACGACATTCAATTGCTTGCCACCTCTAAAGGCGAAAACCGATTACATTCTAAAGCAGGCTATCACTATGCTTCAATGGATATTACCAACGCTGATGAAGTAACCGCCATCATTGAGAATTTTAAGCCGCATTGTATCATCAACACTGCTGCAATGACCAATGTTGACGCCTGCGAAAAAGATCAGGAGAACTGTTGGAAGATGAATGTTGAAGCCGTAAGGACAATGACTGAATTATGCGAGCTTCACAATATTCATTTAATTCACCTGAGTACCGATTTTGTTTTTGATGGTGAAAAAGGGTACTACAGCGAAGAAGATGTTCCCAATCCGTTGAGTCACTATGCACGCAGTAAATATGAGTCAGAAAAAGTTGTGCAGCAGGCAAGAATTGATTCAGCCATTATCCGTACAATCATCATTTATGGAGTCGTAGATGACAAGCAAAGAAGCAATGTGGTCATTTGGACAATAAACTCACTACGTCAGCAAAAAGACATTAATGTTATTAGTGATCAGATGCGTTCGCCAACACTTGCCGAAGACCTTGCCGATGCCTGTGTGCAGGCTGCCTTAAAACGTGCCACAGGGATTTATCATGTGTCAGGAAGTGAAACTATGAGCATCCTCGAAATGGTAAACCGGACTGCAGATTTTTTTCAGTTGGATAAAAAGTATATTCATCCTATCACAACAGATCAGCTAAAACAACCGGCAAAACGTCCTTTGTTAACAGGCTTTAATATTGATAAAGCCAAACGCGAATTAAATTTTCAACCACATACCTTGCTGCAGGGGTTGGAGATTGTAAAAATGCAATTAGAAAAATAA